From the Nocardiopsis changdeensis genome, one window contains:
- a CDS encoding alanine/glycine:cation symporter family protein has protein sequence MPVLNTFLVAVNNVFWSYFLIPLLVLLAVYFTVRSGVVQLRLLPEMFRVLRSSPGTAPDGGREISSFQAFAISAASRVGTGNIVGVATAVMLGGPGAVFWMWAMSCVLGAAAFVESTLAQLYKVRTPTGFRGGPAYYIRYGLENRWMSVLFAVVITVTFSLVFNTVQSNSIAGAVSTSVRDLGLPAGWVLDVVVGLGLAGLTAAVIFGGVRRIATVAQALVPLMAILYILLGLAVVALNIGELPRVVGDIFAGAFGLREFVAGGAGAAILQGMRRGMFSNEAGLGSAPNAGATASVSHPAKQGLVQTLGVYFDTWLVCSVTAFIILVYGPDFATETGAEVTQRALESTLGGWSLHALTVILFLLAFTSVLGNYYYGETNLGFLDADPKHMTYFRYAVLAAVFLGAVAPLTVVWNLADIAMGVMATVNLLALAPLSAIAFRLLADYSRQLRNGLDPQFTLSKMPDLRGVQCWGEPGGALPEDVDRSQGQAPADPAEALAEHDETPEEGPGDDERRGD, from the coding sequence GTGCCCGTCCTCAACACCTTTCTCGTCGCCGTCAACAACGTCTTCTGGTCCTACTTCCTCATCCCGCTCCTCGTCCTGCTGGCCGTGTACTTCACGGTCCGCTCCGGTGTGGTGCAGCTGAGGCTGCTGCCGGAGATGTTCCGGGTCCTGCGCAGCAGCCCCGGCACGGCCCCCGACGGCGGCAGGGAGATCTCCTCCTTCCAGGCCTTCGCGATCTCGGCCGCCTCCCGGGTCGGCACCGGCAACATCGTGGGCGTGGCGACGGCGGTGATGCTCGGCGGTCCGGGCGCGGTCTTCTGGATGTGGGCGATGTCCTGCGTCCTGGGCGCGGCCGCGTTCGTGGAGTCGACCCTGGCCCAGCTGTACAAGGTGCGCACCCCCACGGGCTTCCGCGGCGGCCCCGCCTACTACATCCGGTACGGCCTGGAGAACCGGTGGATGAGCGTGCTGTTCGCGGTCGTCATCACCGTCACCTTCAGCCTGGTCTTCAACACGGTGCAGTCCAACAGCATCGCTGGAGCCGTCTCCACCTCCGTCCGCGACCTGGGCCTCCCCGCCGGCTGGGTCCTCGACGTCGTCGTCGGCCTGGGGCTGGCGGGCCTGACCGCGGCCGTCATCTTCGGCGGCGTGCGCCGCATCGCCACCGTCGCCCAGGCGCTGGTCCCGCTGATGGCGATCCTGTACATCCTGCTCGGCCTGGCCGTCGTGGCCCTCAACATCGGGGAGCTGCCCCGGGTGGTCGGCGACATCTTCGCCGGGGCGTTCGGGCTGCGCGAGTTCGTGGCGGGCGGTGCCGGGGCCGCGATCCTCCAGGGGATGCGCCGGGGCATGTTCTCCAACGAGGCCGGCCTGGGCTCGGCGCCCAACGCCGGCGCCACCGCGTCGGTCTCCCACCCCGCCAAGCAGGGCCTGGTGCAGACCCTGGGTGTGTACTTCGACACCTGGCTGGTGTGCTCGGTCACCGCGTTCATCATCCTGGTCTACGGGCCCGACTTCGCCACGGAGACCGGGGCCGAGGTCACCCAGCGGGCGCTGGAGAGCACTCTGGGCGGCTGGTCCCTGCACGCCCTGACCGTGATCCTGTTCCTGCTGGCGTTCACGTCGGTGCTGGGCAACTACTACTACGGCGAGACCAACCTCGGGTTCCTGGACGCCGATCCCAAGCACATGACGTACTTCCGCTACGCGGTGCTGGCGGCGGTCTTCCTGGGCGCCGTCGCCCCGCTCACCGTCGTGTGGAACCTCGCGGACATCGCGATGGGCGTCATGGCCACCGTCAACCTGCTGGCCCTGGCGCCGCTGTCGGCGATCGCCTTCCGCCTGCTGGCGGACTACAGCCGCCAGCTGCGCAACGGGCTGGACCCGCAGTTCACACTGTCCAAGATGCCCGACCTGCGCGGGGTCCAGTGCTGGGGCGAGCCCGGCGGGGCGCTGCCCGAGGACGTGGACCGCAGCCAAGGGCAGGCCCCGGCCGACCCGGCCGAGGCCCTGGCCGAGCACGACGAGACCCCGGAGGAGGGGCCCGGGGACGACGAGCGCCGGGGCGACTGA
- a CDS encoding MFS transporter: MSTTTPDPAAAKRTPFMRVVTASLIGTTIEWYDFFLYGSAAALVFNHVFFPESDPLVGTMLAFTTYAVGFIARPLGGLVFGHFGDRIGRKQLLVLSLLLMGGATFAIGLLPTYAAVGVAAPLLLTLLRVVQGFALGGEWGGAVLLVAEHGRPEHRGFWASWPQAGAPGGNLLATAVLAILAVALPDEAFLDWGWRIPFLLSGVLVLIGLWVRLAVTESRVFQEARARAEGSGERERAPIVGVLRHHWREALVAMGVRMAENVSYYVVTAFILVYATQQADMPNGLVLNAVLIASAVHLVTIPLWGALSDRVGRRPVTAVGAAGVGLWAFAFFPLIDTGAFWAVTLAATVGLVMHGAMYGPQAAFFSELFSTRTRYSGASVGYQLASIAAGGVAPLIATALLAAFGSSLPISLYVAAMGALTLTAVWASRETRGRSLD; encoded by the coding sequence ATGAGCACGACCACCCCAGACCCCGCCGCCGCGAAGCGCACCCCCTTCATGCGCGTGGTGACCGCCAGCCTGATCGGCACCACCATCGAGTGGTACGACTTCTTCCTCTACGGGTCGGCCGCCGCCCTCGTCTTCAACCACGTCTTCTTCCCCGAGTCCGATCCGCTGGTGGGCACCATGCTGGCGTTCACCACCTACGCGGTCGGCTTCATCGCCCGCCCGCTGGGCGGACTGGTCTTCGGCCACTTCGGCGACCGGATCGGCCGAAAACAGCTCCTGGTCCTGAGCCTGCTGCTGATGGGCGGCGCGACCTTCGCGATCGGCCTGCTGCCGACCTACGCCGCCGTCGGCGTCGCCGCACCGCTGCTGCTGACCCTGCTGCGGGTCGTCCAGGGGTTCGCCCTGGGCGGCGAGTGGGGCGGGGCCGTCCTGCTGGTCGCCGAGCACGGCAGGCCCGAGCACCGGGGCTTCTGGGCCTCCTGGCCGCAGGCGGGCGCGCCCGGCGGCAACCTGCTGGCCACCGCGGTGCTGGCGATCCTGGCCGTGGCCCTGCCCGACGAGGCCTTCCTGGACTGGGGCTGGCGCATCCCGTTCCTGCTGTCCGGGGTGCTGGTCCTCATCGGCCTGTGGGTGCGCCTGGCGGTGACCGAGTCCCGGGTGTTCCAGGAGGCGCGGGCCCGGGCCGAGGGGTCGGGCGAGCGGGAGCGGGCGCCCATCGTCGGCGTGCTGCGCCACCACTGGCGTGAGGCGCTCGTCGCGATGGGCGTGCGGATGGCCGAGAACGTCTCCTACTACGTCGTCACCGCGTTCATCCTGGTCTACGCGACGCAGCAGGCGGACATGCCCAACGGCCTGGTGCTGAACGCGGTGCTCATCGCCTCGGCGGTCCACCTGGTGACGATCCCGCTGTGGGGCGCGCTGTCGGACCGGGTGGGGCGCCGCCCGGTGACGGCGGTCGGAGCGGCCGGGGTCGGCCTGTGGGCGTTCGCGTTCTTCCCGCTGATCGACACCGGCGCGTTCTGGGCGGTGACGCTGGCCGCGACGGTGGGCCTGGTGATGCACGGCGCCATGTACGGCCCGCAGGCGGCGTTCTTCTCGGAGCTGTTCAGCACGCGGACGCGCTACTCGGGGGCGTCGGTGGGCTACCAGCTGGCTTCGATCGCGGCGGGCGGGGTGGCCCCGCTGATCGCGACGGCCCTGCTGGCCGCGTTCGGGTCGAGCCTGCCGATCTCGCTGTACGTGGCGGCGATGGGCGCGCTCACGCTGACGGCGGTGTGGGCGTCCCGGGAGACCCGGGGCCGTTCCCTGGACTGA